One genomic window of Corythoichthys intestinalis isolate RoL2023-P3 chromosome 18, ASM3026506v1, whole genome shotgun sequence includes the following:
- the drd1b gene encoding dopamine receptor D1b has protein sequence MDHNFSMVQDGKQLLLERDSSKRVLTGCFLSLLIFTTLLGNTLVCVAVTKFRHLRSKVTNFFVISLAISDLLVAILVMPWKAATEIVGFWPFGAFCNVWVAFDIMCSTASILNLCVISVDRYWAISSPFRYERKMTPRVACLMISVAWTLSVLISFIPVQLNWHKAQTTSYAEINGTYPGEPPPDNCDSSLNRSYAISSSLISFYIPVAIMIVTYTRIYRIAQKQIRRISALERAAESAKNRHSSMGNTSNIESESSFKMSFKRETKVLKTLSVIMGVFVCCWLPFFILNCMVPFCETNLSDDGNDFHCISPTTFDVFVWFGWANSSLNPIIYAFNADFRKAFSILLGCHRLCPGSNTIEILSINNNAGAPLPNPGCQYQPKSHIPKEGNHSVGCVMPHSILCQEEELQKLDGGIMDEMEVGVVNNALDRLYPAVSGNLDSDMAISLEKITPITQNGQHNAMSC, from the coding sequence ATGGATCACAATTTCTCAATGGTTCAAGACGGCAAACAGCTGTTGCTTGAGCGTGACTCGTCCAAACGGGTTCTGACAGGATGCTTCCTCTCCCTCCTCATCTTCACAACGCTGCTGGGCAACACGCTAGTGTGCGTGGCCGTCACCAAGTTCCGCCACCTACGCTCTAAGGTCACCAACTTTTTCGTCATCTCCTTGGCCATCTCTGACCTCCTGGTTGCCATCCTGGTGATGCCTTGGAAGGCTGCAACAGAGATAGTAGGTTTCTGGCCCTTCGGCGCCTTTTGTAATGTTTGGGTGGCATTCGACATCATGTGCTCCACCGCCTCTATCTTGAATCTTTGCGTGATCAGCGTGGACCGCTACTGGGCCATCTCCAGTCCCTTCCGCTACGAGCGTAAAATGACCCCCAGAGTGGCGTGTCTGATGATTAGCGTGGCGTGGACGCTGTCCGTTCTCATCTCTTTCATCCCGGTTCAATTGAACTGGCACAAAGCTCAGACCACCAGCTACGCCGAAATCAACGGAACGTACCCTGGTGAGCCGCCCCCTGACAACTGCGACTCCAGCCTCAACCGGTCTTATGCGATATCTTCATCCCTCATCAGCTTCTACATCCCTGTGGCCATCATGATTGTCACGTACACCCGCATTTACCGCATCGCCCAAAAACAGATAAGGAGGATATCCGCCCTAGAGAGGGCGGCAGAGAGTGCCAAAAACCGCCACAGCAGCATGGGGAACACATCCAACATAGAAAGCGAAAGTtcgttcaaaatgtcatttaagcgagAAACCAAAGTGTTAAAGACGCTTTCGGTCATCATGGGGGTGTTTGTATGCTGCTGGTTGCCCTTCTTCATTCTCAACTGCATGGTTCCCTTCTGCGAGACTAACCTCTCCGATGATGGTAACGACTTCCACTGCATCAGCCCGACCACCTTCGACGTGTTTGTGTGGTTCGGCTGGGCCAACTCGTCGCTCAACCCCATCATCTACGCCTTCAACGCCGACTTCCGCAAGGCCTTCTCTATCCTGCTAGGCTGCCACCGTCTCTGCCCTGGCAGCAACACCATCGAGATCCTCAGCATCAACAACAACGCCGGCGCGCCCCTTCCCAACCCCGGCTGCCAGTACCAGCCAAAAAGCCACATCCCAAAGGAGGGCAACCACTCGGTGGGGTGCGTGATGCCCCACAGCATCCTGTGTCAGGAAGAGGAATTACAGAAGCTGGATGGAGGCATCATGGACGAGATGGAGGTAGGTGTAGTAAACAATGCCTTGGACAGACTATACCCGGCGGTCTCGGGGAATTTAGACAGTGACATGGCAATCTCTTTGGAAAAGATCACCCCCATAACGCAGAACGGACAGCATAACGCCATGTCCTGTTGA